In the Ruminococcus sp. OA3 genome, one interval contains:
- a CDS encoding FadR/GntR family transcriptional regulator has protein sequence MEEKQEMNEKAYEKVFRYIKNGIMNEDYQLGEKLPPERELAARLSVSRNTVREAFRTLGMMGVVESQQGAGNYISGNFEKNLIEFLSMMFMLQRIEYPQISKLRAGLEQKAVELGALNRTEEELEELGAIVKEMRKDDESINAGLDARFHSVLAATSKNKPIIQILQALSSVTESFISDMHSDIMVSAEAKKQLQEAHEQVVQALEEHDSEKAEQAIKFHFETVDEQLALR, from the coding sequence ATGGAAGAAAAACAAGAGATGAATGAGAAAGCATATGAAAAAGTGTTCCGTTATATCAAAAACGGTATCATGAACGAAGACTATCAGCTGGGAGAAAAACTTCCGCCTGAACGTGAACTGGCAGCCAGGCTTTCAGTCAGCCGCAACACGGTCAGAGAAGCATTCCGGACGCTGGGGATGATGGGAGTCGTTGAAAGCCAGCAGGGAGCAGGAAATTATATATCCGGGAACTTTGAGAAAAATCTGATCGAGTTTCTATCCATGATGTTTATGCTGCAGCGGATTGAATATCCTCAGATCAGCAAGCTGCGTGCGGGACTGGAGCAGAAGGCTGTGGAGCTCGGGGCGCTGAACAGAACAGAAGAGGAACTGGAAGAACTGGGTGCCATCGTAAAGGAAATGCGTAAAGACGATGAGAGTATAAATGCAGGACTGGATGCCCGATTCCATTCCGTTCTTGCTGCTACGTCAAAGAACAAGCCTATAATACAGATTCTGCAGGCTTTAAGTTCGGTAACGGAATCCTTTATCAGTGACATGCACAGTGATATCATGGTGTCGGCAGAAGCTAAAAAACAGCTGCAGGAAGCACATGAACAGGTTGTGCAGGCACTGGAAGAGCACGATAGTGAGAAAGCGGAGCAGGCAATAAAGTTTCACTTTGAAACGGTGGATGAACAACTTGCATTGAGGTGA
- a CDS encoding 4Fe-4S dicluster domain-containing protein: protein MRGLDTPIKKIRKEIFREIARIAFESDQEHFKGEIEAIPYHIVEERAKYRDSIYRERAVASERVRLAMGMSLRPENRAVHITAGVDKSNIDEKYYEPPLMQVIPSACDACEPNSYMVSDMCRGCVAHPCRQVCPKGAIIVKKGKSIIDQEKCIRCGKCKQVCPYDAISRMERPCARACGVNAIDSDEQGRATINHKKCVSCGMCMVSCPFGAISDKSQIFQLCKALREEQFIVAEVAPAYIGQFGKNVTPEKLKAALLLLGFREVYEVALGADIGAVAEAHHYAQKVATGELPFLLTSCCPSWSLLAKKHFPDLVDSVSQELTPMVATARSIKQKHPDARVVFVGPCASKKLEASRRTVRSDVDFVITFEELVGMFEAKGIDLEEMEPSGGNFAMNDATAAGRGYAVAGGVAEAIRQCLEEYYPDVPVHIEHAEGLADCRKALMMAKAGKLNGCLIEGMGCPGGCMAGAGTNVSVKTAAGELKKLQAASTRKIPSRDLLELHLE from the coding sequence ATGAGAGGTTTGGACACTCCGATTAAGAAGATCCGTAAAGAGATTTTCAGGGAAATTGCAAGGATAGCATTTGAATCGGATCAGGAGCATTTTAAGGGTGAGATTGAAGCGATACCGTATCATATTGTTGAGGAACGCGCAAAATACCGTGACAGTATCTACCGCGAACGGGCTGTTGCCAGTGAGCGTGTGCGTCTTGCCATGGGTATGTCCCTGAGACCGGAAAACCGTGCTGTACATATCACTGCCGGTGTGGATAAGAGTAACATCGATGAAAAATACTATGAACCGCCGCTGATGCAGGTTATCCCGTCTGCCTGTGATGCCTGTGAACCCAACAGTTATATGGTGAGCGATATGTGCAGAGGCTGCGTGGCACATCCCTGCCGCCAGGTCTGTCCCAAAGGAGCTATTATAGTAAAAAAGGGAAAATCGATCATTGACCAGGAAAAGTGTATTCGCTGCGGCAAATGTAAGCAGGTTTGTCCTTACGATGCAATTTCCAGGATGGAGCGCCCCTGCGCAAGAGCCTGCGGGGTCAATGCCATTGACAGTGATGAGCAGGGACGTGCTACGATCAATCACAAAAAGTGTGTATCCTGTGGTATGTGCATGGTGAGCTGCCCGTTTGGCGCCATTTCTGACAAGTCTCAGATCTTTCAGCTGTGCAAGGCGCTGCGGGAAGAACAGTTTATTGTAGCTGAGGTTGCACCGGCTTATATTGGACAATTTGGAAAAAATGTGACACCGGAGAAATTAAAGGCGGCTCTGCTGCTTCTGGGTTTCAGGGAAGTCTATGAGGTAGCACTGGGGGCTGATATCGGAGCCGTGGCGGAGGCCCATCATTATGCGCAGAAAGTTGCTACGGGTGAACTTCCGTTTCTTTTGACTTCCTGCTGTCCATCCTGGTCGCTGCTGGCAAAGAAACATTTTCCTGATCTGGTAGACAGTGTGTCTCAGGAGCTGACTCCTATGGTGGCAACGGCCCGCAGTATCAAACAGAAGCATCCGGACGCACGGGTGGTGTTTGTCGGCCCCTGCGCTTCCAAGAAACTGGAGGCTTCCAGACGCACGGTTCGGAGTGATGTGGATTTTGTCATCACATTTGAAGAGCTGGTTGGCATGTTCGAGGCAAAAGGTATCGATCTGGAGGAGATGGAGCCTTCAGGAGGCAATTTTGCCATGAATGATGCTACTGCTGCGGGACGCGGGTACGCTGTTGCCGGAGGCGTGGCGGAAGCGATCCGTCAATGTCTGGAAGAATATTATCCGGATGTACCGGTTCATATAGAACATGCAGAGGGACTTGCTGACTGCAGGAAAGCTCTTATGATGGCGAAAGCAGGGAAACTTAACGGCTGTCTGATCGAAGGAATGGGATGTCCGGGCGGATGTATGGCCGGGGCAGGCACGAATGTTTCTGTGAAAACTGCGGCGGGGGAACTGAAAAAACTTCAGGCGGCTTCAACACGGAAGATTCCGTCCAGAGATCTGCTGGAGCTTCATTTAGAATAG
- a CDS encoding electron transfer flavoprotein subunit alpha/FixB family protein, with protein MAELIIDQSKIKNIQALIDICPFGALEEKDGKLGVNAACKLCKLCVKKGPEGAVTYIDDKVKQQIDKSMWTGITVYVDHVDGEIHPVTYELLGKARELAAKIHHPVYAVMMGNRVEKCSRRLLHYGVDKVYVYDQPKLKDFNIETYTNAFEDHIKTMMPSVILVGATAVGRQLAPRVAARLKTGLTADCTVLDIREDTDLIQIRPAFGGNIMAEICTPDNRPQMATVRYKVMNAPVREVSESGEVVSCMIPEEKLATGIEVLNVRAKEPEKTIETADVLVIAGRGVKKEEDLGMLRELAELLEGQLACTRPIVEAGWMDAKKQVGLSGRTVRPKLIITCGVSGSVQFAAGMNNSDCIVAINTDEKASIFKTAHYCIVGDIYKVVPRLTARIRENKEVS; from the coding sequence ATGGCAGAATTAATCATTGATCAAAGTAAGATTAAGAACATACAGGCGCTGATTGACATTTGTCCGTTTGGTGCGTTAGAAGAAAAGGACGGAAAGCTCGGTGTTAATGCCGCTTGTAAATTATGTAAACTTTGTGTGAAAAAGGGACCGGAGGGCGCCGTTACTTACATAGATGACAAAGTTAAACAGCAGATTGACAAAAGTATGTGGACAGGGATCACGGTTTACGTTGATCATGTGGATGGCGAAATACATCCAGTCACTTATGAACTGCTTGGAAAAGCAAGAGAACTGGCAGCTAAAATTCATCATCCGGTCTACGCGGTCATGATGGGGAACAGAGTGGAAAAATGCAGCCGCCGGCTGCTGCATTACGGTGTGGATAAAGTATACGTCTATGATCAGCCGAAGCTGAAGGATTTTAATATTGAGACATATACAAACGCATTTGAAGACCATATCAAAACAATGATGCCGTCAGTGATCCTGGTGGGGGCGACTGCGGTGGGGCGTCAGCTGGCACCGCGCGTTGCGGCAAGGCTTAAGACCGGTCTGACTGCTGACTGTACGGTACTGGATATCAGAGAAGATACAGACCTGATCCAGATCAGGCCGGCATTCGGCGGCAATATTATGGCAGAAATCTGTACACCGGACAACCGTCCCCAGATGGCAACCGTTCGTTATAAGGTGATGAATGCGCCTGTCAGGGAGGTATCAGAATCAGGAGAGGTCGTCAGCTGCATGATTCCGGAGGAAAAGCTTGCCACAGGGATTGAAGTTCTCAATGTGAGAGCAAAAGAGCCGGAGAAAACGATCGAGACAGCCGATGTGCTTGTGATAGCTGGCAGGGGGGTCAAAAAGGAAGAAGACCTTGGCATGCTCCGGGAACTGGCAGAATTGCTGGAGGGACAGCTTGCCTGTACAAGACCCATTGTTGAAGCAGGCTGGATGGATGCGAAGAAGCAGGTGGGTCTGAGCGGGAGGACAGTGCGGCCGAAACTGATTATTACCTGCGGAGTATCCGGATCCGTTCAGTTTGCTGCCGGAATGAACAATTCAGACTGTATAGTTGCGATCAATACAGATGAAAAGGCCAGTATTTTTAAGACTGCACACTACTGTATCGTGGGTGATATTTATAAGGTAGTTCCGAGACTGACTGCACGCATCAGGGAAAACAAGGAGGTATCATAA
- a CDS encoding electron transfer flavoprotein subunit beta/FixA family protein, whose product MKILVCIKQVPETNRVNVDPVTGVLMRDGVDSKMNPYDLYALETALKLREEKGGRITVITMGPPQAEAVVREAFAMGADAGILLSDRKFGGADVLATSYTLSQGIKKAGHFDLILCGKQTTDGDTAQVGAEISEWLGIPSVSNVRKIIMAEEDSITVEMDMPRDVETVKVRFPCLLAVDKDIFQPRLPSYLKKMATADREITVLSLTDMDDTDEKHYGLNGSPTQVQRIFPPSSDVRHEYWEGESVAERLFDMLKEQKFI is encoded by the coding sequence ATGAAGATTTTAGTGTGTATCAAGCAGGTGCCGGAGACGAACAGGGTTAATGTAGACCCTGTAACGGGAGTTCTCATGCGGGACGGCGTGGATTCCAAGATGAATCCGTATGACTTATATGCCCTTGAGACAGCGTTAAAGCTGCGGGAGGAAAAAGGGGGAAGGATCACAGTCATAACCATGGGACCGCCTCAGGCGGAAGCGGTAGTCAGAGAAGCATTTGCAATGGGGGCAGATGCAGGGATCCTGCTGTCTGACCGGAAATTTGGCGGGGCGGATGTACTTGCCACCAGCTATACTCTTTCACAGGGAATCAAAAAGGCGGGGCATTTTGATCTGATCCTATGCGGAAAACAGACGACAGACGGCGATACGGCGCAGGTAGGCGCGGAGATCAGTGAATGGCTTGGCATTCCCAGTGTATCCAACGTACGGAAAATTATAATGGCGGAAGAGGACAGCATTACTGTGGAGATGGATATGCCGAGGGATGTGGAGACCGTTAAAGTAAGATTTCCATGTCTGCTCGCGGTAGACAAAGATATCTTTCAGCCGCGCCTTCCTTCTTATCTGAAAAAGATGGCTACTGCAGACAGGGAGATTACGGTACTGTCTCTTACGGATATGGATGACACAGATGAAAAACATTATGGGCTGAATGGATCTCCGACACAGGTACAGCGTATATTCCCGCCATCATCGGATGTACGGCATGAATACTGGGAAGGTGAGTCGGTGGCTGAGCGGCTGTTTGACATGCTGAAGGAACAAAAATTTATCTAG
- the larA gene encoding nickel-dependent lactate racemase has protein sequence MVKINLPFGRGAMDITVPGERLNGILQSGTHAYSEQKSEEELVKEALIAPVGSQPLSELVRGKRNIVLIASDHTRPVPSRVILPPVLEEIKKGSPKAVLTILIATGFHRPTTRQELIDKFGDGIVNDPAIRFVVHQSDKEEDMVKLGTLPSGGELLINRVAADADLLMSEGFIEPHFFAGFSGGRKSVLPGVSSRRTVLANHCSEFIADANARTGILEGNPVHRDMVWAAGRAKLAFIVNVVLDANKKVIRAFAGHFEKAHQAGCAFADKLFGTDAIMSDIVVTTNGGYPLDQNIYQTVKGMTAAEASCRPGGVIIMCSSCSDGHGGQNFYDLFANEKSENVIMKRILETDRNETVPDQWEAQILCRILMNYHVIMVTQAPREMIEAMHMTYAADFEEALGLADVYLGKKNAGITVIPDGVSVIIRRHGHQNGVQ, from the coding sequence ATGGTTAAAATTAATCTGCCATTCGGAAGGGGAGCGATGGATATCACAGTGCCCGGGGAGCGGCTGAATGGAATCCTTCAGTCAGGGACCCATGCATACAGTGAACAGAAATCAGAAGAAGAACTTGTAAAAGAGGCACTGATTGCACCGGTGGGCTCACAGCCTCTGTCCGAACTGGTAAGGGGAAAACGTAATATTGTACTGATAGCCAGTGATCATACCAGGCCAGTGCCCAGCAGGGTCATTCTGCCGCCGGTACTGGAAGAGATAAAAAAAGGCAGCCCGAAGGCGGTACTCACCATTTTGATCGCCACGGGATTCCACCGTCCCACAACCCGGCAGGAACTGATCGACAAATTTGGAGACGGTATTGTGAATGATCCCGCTATCCGGTTTGTAGTACATCAAAGTGATAAGGAAGAAGACATGGTGAAGCTCGGCACGCTGCCTTCGGGGGGAGAACTGCTGATCAACCGCGTTGCTGCTGACGCTGACCTTTTGATGTCAGAAGGTTTTATTGAACCGCACTTTTTTGCCGGCTTTTCCGGAGGGCGCAAAAGTGTTCTGCCGGGGGTTTCAAGCAGGAGGACAGTACTGGCAAATCACTGTTCAGAATTTATTGCGGATGCGAATGCCCGGACCGGTATCCTGGAGGGGAATCCTGTTCACAGGGATATGGTCTGGGCAGCCGGGCGTGCGAAGCTTGCATTTATCGTAAACGTCGTTCTGGATGCGAATAAAAAGGTGATCCGGGCTTTTGCCGGACATTTTGAGAAGGCGCATCAGGCGGGCTGTGCATTTGCTGATAAACTTTTCGGTACTGATGCCATTATGTCCGATATCGTGGTAACCACGAACGGCGGATATCCTCTGGACCAGAATATTTACCAGACAGTTAAGGGAATGACTGCCGCAGAGGCTTCATGCCGGCCAGGCGGTGTAATTATCATGTGCTCCAGCTGCAGCGACGGGCATGGGGGGCAGAATTTCTATGATCTCTTTGCGAATGAGAAATCTGAAAATGTGATCATGAAACGTATTCTGGAAACAGACCGGAATGAAACTGTCCCGGATCAGTGGGAAGCACAGATTCTGTGCCGCATCCTGATGAACTATCATGTGATCATGGTGACACAGGCGCCCCGGGAGATGATAGAGGCAATGCATATGACGTATGCCGCGGATTTTGAAGAGGCGCTTGGGCTGGCGGATGTATACCTGGGGAAAAAGAATGCGGGTATTACGGTGATACCGGATGGGGTTTCTGTGATCATCAGAAGACATGGGCATCAGAATGGAGTGCAGTAA
- a CDS encoding cell wall hydrolase, whose product MKNRLIQIIRTLGGAAALSLLMAVPVFADGTETEAVQQVEASEENVWDTRAVANVISCANIRSEGTIESARVGILPSGAMADVVEKGEAWTLISSGGIEGYIRNDLLAFGEEARAIYEALYGSSVAAALPAENTVDSAGGQGSEETSEETVTEETAEEETVQEEAAQQEIPQAESTPEEAAPEAQAQPVPEEEETEETAGVGVSGGELDLLAAIIQCEAGGESHEGKVAVGAVIMNRIQSSDFPDSISDVVYQSGQFSPVASGKLSSVLQEGARSDCYAAAQEALNGVNPVGNSLYFNSGSGRGIQIGNQHFY is encoded by the coding sequence ATGAAAAACAGGTTAATACAGATCATACGGACACTCGGTGGAGCAGCAGCGCTGTCATTACTGATGGCAGTACCGGTATTTGCAGACGGCACAGAGACAGAAGCTGTGCAGCAGGTGGAGGCTTCGGAAGAAAATGTGTGGGATACGCGGGCTGTTGCCAATGTGATCTCATGTGCGAATATCAGAAGTGAGGGAACAATTGAATCGGCCCGTGTGGGTATCCTGCCGTCGGGAGCCATGGCTGATGTAGTAGAAAAAGGAGAAGCCTGGACACTGATTTCTTCAGGAGGTATAGAAGGTTACATAAGAAACGACCTTCTCGCTTTCGGGGAAGAGGCGAGAGCGATCTATGAAGCTCTTTATGGAAGTTCTGTTGCGGCGGCGCTTCCCGCAGAGAATACTGTTGATTCAGCAGGCGGCCAGGGCTCAGAGGAAACTTCTGAGGAAACCGTAACAGAAGAAACTGCGGAAGAGGAGACCGTTCAGGAGGAGGCAGCTCAGCAGGAAATTCCTCAGGCAGAGAGCACTCCTGAAGAGGCTGCTCCGGAAGCCCAGGCTCAGCCGGTACCTGAAGAAGAGGAAACGGAGGAAACCGCAGGCGTCGGAGTATCCGGCGGAGAACTTGATCTGCTTGCGGCCATTATCCAGTGCGAAGCCGGCGGGGAGAGCCACGAGGGAAAAGTAGCAGTAGGAGCAGTCATTATGAACCGTATCCAGAGCAGTGATTTTCCGGACAGCATCAGTGATGTCGTTTATCAGAGCGGACAGTTTTCACCGGTTGCAAGCGGAAAGCTGTCATCTGTTCTTCAGGAGGGGGCGAGAAGCGACTGTTACGCCGCTGCCCAGGAGGCACTCAATGGGGTCAATCCGGTAGGAAACAGCCTGTACTTCAACAGCGGAAGCGGCAGGGGTATACAGATTGGAAATCAGCATTTTTATTAA
- a CDS encoding SPFH domain-containing protein: protein MGGVLILVIFLILILLVVSSCIKIVPQAKAYVLERLGAYQATWSTGLHMKLPFIERVAKKVNLKEQVVDFPPQPVITKDNVTMQIDTVVFFQITDPKLFAYGVESPIMAIENLTATTLRNIIGDMELDETLTSRETINTKMRAALDIATDPWGIKVNRVELKNIMPPAAIQEAMEKQMKAERERREAILIAEGEKKSTVLVAEGKKESAILDAEAEKQAAILRAEAQKEKMIREAEGEAEAILKVQQANADGIRFLKEAGADESVLTLKSLEALGTLAEGNATKIIVPSDIQGLASLATSLKEIMKE from the coding sequence ATGGGCGGAGTACTGATTTTAGTTATATTTTTAATACTGATCTTACTGGTTGTTTCATCGTGCATCAAAATCGTGCCGCAGGCGAAAGCGTACGTGCTCGAGCGTCTCGGGGCATATCAGGCAACCTGGTCAACCGGTCTCCACATGAAACTGCCGTTTATTGAGCGGGTGGCGAAGAAAGTTAATCTGAAAGAGCAGGTTGTTGATTTTCCGCCGCAGCCGGTCATAACAAAAGATAATGTAACGATGCAGATCGATACGGTTGTATTTTTCCAGATCACAGACCCGAAATTGTTTGCATACGGAGTGGAAAGCCCGATCATGGCGATCGAAAACCTTACGGCGACGACTCTGCGAAATATCATCGGAGATATGGAGCTGGATGAGACCCTGACTTCACGTGAAACCATCAACACAAAAATGCGCGCTGCACTGGACATCGCAACCGATCCGTGGGGCATTAAGGTTAACCGTGTGGAGCTGAAGAATATCATGCCGCCTGCTGCCATCCAGGAAGCGATGGAGAAACAGATGAAGGCGGAACGTGAGCGCCGTGAAGCGATACTGATCGCAGAGGGTGAGAAAAAGTCTACAGTTCTTGTAGCAGAAGGTAAGAAAGAATCTGCAATTCTGGATGCTGAAGCTGAAAAGCAGGCTGCTATCCTGAGAGCAGAGGCACAGAAAGAAAAAATGATCCGTGAAGCAGAAGGTGAAGCGGAAGCGATCCTGAAGGTACAGCAGGCAAATGCAGATGGTATCCGGTTCCTGAAAGAAGCAGGTGCGGATGAGTCTGTTCTGACGCTGAAGAGTCTGGAAGCACTCGGCACACTTGCGGAGGGCAATGCGACCAAGATCATCGTTCCGTCTGACATTCAGGGGCTGGCAAGTCTTGCTACTTCGCTGAAAGAGATTATGAAAGAGTAG
- a CDS encoding patatin-like phospholipase family protein: protein MKPVIDLSKEYGIVLEGGGAKGAYQIGAWKALKEAGVRIKGVAGTSVGALNGAFICMDDIEKAEYVWEHIANSSVMKVDDEEMRRLMKNEATLGEAMSIFFKTFGDGGVDVEPLKELIRTYIREEDIKKSPIELFILTFNVDHMKELDLNLKEVGEGMMQDYLLASAYIFPLFKNEKIDGKRFIDGGAINNVPLGSLIERDYKDIIVIRIFGIGREKPVKIPGDTTVVTIAPRVHLGNMLDFDAEKSRRNMKIGYYDAKRVIYGLAGKIYYIEENHEECYYLKQLLEIPQASYEGLTVSYHLAPKPRDSLRTLTEMFFPALALEFKLGKYWTYRELYLAVLEATAKLCKIPKYCIYTVDELREKVVQRLRMLGSEEKDMMPAFIRFLDRDIVEENYNGK, encoded by the coding sequence TTGAAACCTGTTATTGATTTATCGAAAGAATACGGTATAGTTCTGGAGGGCGGCGGAGCGAAAGGTGCGTATCAGATAGGTGCATGGAAAGCTCTGAAGGAAGCCGGCGTGAGGATTAAGGGTGTTGCGGGCACAAGTGTTGGTGCGCTGAATGGCGCATTTATCTGTATGGATGACATTGAGAAGGCAGAGTATGTCTGGGAGCATATCGCAAATTCCAGCGTCATGAAGGTGGACGATGAGGAAATGCGCCGTCTGATGAAGAATGAGGCAACGCTGGGAGAGGCGATGTCCATTTTTTTTAAGACATTCGGAGACGGTGGTGTGGATGTGGAGCCGCTGAAAGAGCTGATCCGTACATACATCCGTGAAGAAGATATCAAAAAGTCACCCATCGAGCTGTTTATACTGACGTTCAATGTTGATCATATGAAGGAGCTGGACCTCAACCTGAAGGAGGTTGGAGAAGGCATGATGCAGGATTATCTGCTGGCCAGTGCCTACATCTTTCCGCTGTTCAAAAATGAAAAGATTGACGGCAAGCGGTTTATTGACGGCGGTGCCATCAATAATGTGCCGCTGGGTTCGCTGATCGAACGGGATTATAAGGATATTATTGTAATTCGTATTTTTGGGATCGGACGGGAAAAACCTGTTAAAATTCCCGGGGATACCACTGTCGTTACCATTGCACCGAGAGTCCATCTGGGCAATATGCTGGACTTCGATGCTGAGAAGAGCCGAAGAAATATGAAAATCGGATACTACGATGCGAAACGGGTGATTTACGGGCTTGCCGGAAAGATATATTATATTGAAGAAAATCATGAAGAGTGCTATTATTTAAAGCAACTGCTGGAAATTCCGCAGGCTTCTTACGAAGGGCTGACAGTATCCTATCATCTGGCACCGAAACCCAGGGATTCTCTGCGGACGCTGACGGAAATGTTTTTTCCGGCATTGGCACTGGAATTTAAGCTGGGGAAATACTGGACATACCGCGAATTGTATCTGGCGGTGCTGGAAGCCACGGCAAAATTGTGCAAGATTCCAAAATACTGTATCTATACGGTGGATGAGTTAAGAGAAAAAGTCGTTCAGAGACTTCGAATGCTGGGGAGTGAAGAAAAAGATATGATGCCGGCATTCATACGTTTCCTGGACAGAGACATAGTGGAGGAGAATTACAATGGCAAATGA
- a CDS encoding NfeD family protein, which translates to MDPIVWLILLVVLIIIEIITMGLSTIWFAGGALVAFVASLLNVNVVIQVVLFLVISILLLVSTRPVAMRYLNRTRVRTNVESLIGKKAVVTERIENIQGHGQVQVNGLEWTARSLNDDIVIEKDEIVCIVRVDGVKLIVEREGEN; encoded by the coding sequence ATGGATCCGATAGTCTGGTTGATTTTACTGGTTGTTCTGATCATCATAGAAATCATTACGATGGGGCTGTCTACCATCTGGTTCGCAGGCGGCGCGCTGGTGGCATTTGTTGCGTCTCTTCTGAATGTGAATGTAGTGATTCAGGTTGTTTTATTTCTGGTGATATCCATTCTGCTGCTCGTGTCCACACGTCCGGTCGCCATGCGGTATCTGAACCGCACGCGTGTCAGAACGAATGTGGAAAGCCTGATTGGCAAAAAGGCAGTAGTGACTGAGCGGATTGAAAATATTCAAGGTCACGGCCAGGTACAGGTAAACGGTCTGGAATGGACGGCAAGAAGCCTGAATGATGATATAGTAATTGAAAAAGATGAAATTGTATGCATCGTCCGCGTAGATGGTGTTAAACTAATTGTAGAGAGAGAAGGAGAGAATTAA
- a CDS encoding FAD-linked oxidase C-terminal domain-containing protein, with protein sequence MAYKKIDNNDIQTLCRMIGDDDRVLVGEHINEEYCHDELSGTFSTPDVVIRALTAQEISDVMRYAYEQEIPVTPRGAGTGLVGSCVPMERGIVIETTLMNRILELDEDNLTVTAQPGVLLMELASFAEDHDFFYPPDPGEKSATIGGNISTNAGGMRAVKYGVTRDYVRGLEVVLPNGKIVEFGGKVVKNSSGYALKDLIVGSEGTLGIVTKAVLKLLPLPKKSISLLVPFPSLKQAIGTVPLIIKSKSIPTAVEFMQREVIMDSEEYLGRKFPDHQADAYLLLKFDGASTEEIEKDYHGVAQICLEQGAYDVLISDTEERNDSIWKARGAFLEAIKGSTTYMDEVDVVVPRSQVNTLVEYIHSIEEEAGVRVKSFGHAGDGNLHVYILKDQLSDEEWECRMKRAMELIYKKSRELNGKVSGEHGIGYAKKPYLFEAEDPEVMNLMRGIKYAFDPKNILNPHKVCEE encoded by the coding sequence ATGGCATATAAGAAGATCGATAACAATGATATTCAGACCCTTTGCAGAATGATCGGTGATGATGACAGGGTGCTCGTGGGAGAACACATAAATGAAGAATACTGCCATGATGAACTGAGCGGTACTTTCAGTACTCCGGATGTTGTCATACGGGCTTTGACTGCGCAGGAAATCTCGGATGTGATGCGTTATGCATATGAACAGGAAATCCCTGTGACACCGAGGGGAGCGGGAACAGGGCTGGTGGGATCGTGTGTTCCCATGGAACGCGGTATTGTAATAGAGACGACATTGATGAACCGCATTCTGGAGTTGGATGAGGATAACCTGACAGTGACGGCACAGCCGGGTGTCCTTTTGATGGAGCTTGCCTCTTTTGCAGAAGACCATGATTTTTTCTATCCGCCGGATCCGGGGGAAAAATCTGCAACAATAGGCGGAAATATCAGTACAAACGCAGGCGGGATGCGTGCGGTGAAGTATGGGGTAACGCGGGATTATGTAAGGGGACTTGAAGTCGTGCTTCCGAATGGAAAGATTGTGGAGTTTGGTGGAAAGGTCGTAAAAAACAGTTCCGGATACGCATTAAAGGATTTGATCGTGGGGTCAGAAGGCACACTTGGTATTGTAACAAAAGCAGTGCTCAAGCTGCTGCCTCTTCCTAAAAAATCCATCAGCCTGCTCGTACCGTTTCCCTCACTGAAACAGGCCATCGGCACGGTCCCCCTTATTATTAAATCAAAATCTATTCCAACCGCGGTTGAATTTATGCAGCGTGAAGTTATCATGGATTCTGAAGAATATCTGGGCAGGAAATTTCCGGATCATCAGGCGGATGCCTACCTGCTGCTGAAATTTGACGGGGCATCCACAGAGGAGATAGAGAAAGATTATCATGGGGTAGCTCAGATCTGTCTGGAACAGGGAGCATATGACGTGCTGATCTCCGATACCGAGGAACGAAATGATTCTATATGGAAAGCGAGAGGGGCTTTTCTGGAAGCGATCAAGGGTTCGACCACATATATGGATGAAGTTGATGTTGTAGTTCCCCGCAGCCAGGTTAATACACTGGTGGAATATATTCACAGTATTGAAGAAGAGGCGGGAGTCCGGGTCAAGAGCTTCGGCCATGCAGGTGACGGAAATCTGCATGTTTATATTCTGAAAGACCAGCTTTCAGATGAAGAGTGGGAATGCCGGATGAAAAGGGCGATGGAACTTATCTATAAGAAATCCAGAGAGCTTAATGGAAAAGTTTCAGGCGAACACGGAATTGGATATGCCAAGAAGCCGTATCTGTTTGAGGCTGAGGATCCAGAGGTCATGAACCTCATGAGAGGCATCAAGTATGCTTTTGATCCAAAAAATATCCTGAATCCACATAAAGTATGCGAGGAGTAA